A portion of the Acidobacteriota bacterium genome contains these proteins:
- a CDS encoding type II toxin-antitoxin system VapC family toxin codes for MRRIVLDTSAYSAFLRGHGEIRAVLQRVAEILVIPVVLGELRAGFRKGSQRPKNEKLLEQFLASPRVRVIPLDEETADRYGEIVSSLRAAGRPIPTNDLWIAASAMQWAGYVVSTDSHFRHIPQITSEIFSTR; via the coding sequence TTGAGGCGTATCGTCCTCGATACCTCTGCCTACTCGGCGTTCCTTCGCGGTCATGGAGAGATCCGAGCTGTTCTGCAGCGGGTCGCAGAGATCTTAGTGATCCCCGTAGTGTTGGGCGAATTGCGCGCAGGTTTTCGGAAAGGAAGCCAACGTCCCAAGAACGAGAAATTGCTCGAACAGTTTCTGGCTTCTCCTCGCGTTCGGGTGATTCCGCTGGATGAAGAGACGGCAGATCGATACGGCGAGATCGTCAGCAGTCTGCGAGCCGCGGGTCGTCCAATTCCGACCAACGACCTTTGGATCGCTGCCTCAGCGATGCAGTGGGCAGGTTATGTGGTGTCGACCGACAGCCACTTTCGCCACATCCCCCAGATCACCTCGGAGATTTTCTCTACCCGGTGA
- a CDS encoding ATP-dependent RecD-like DNA helicase — translation MDSAPSQLEGVLEKVVYSNPENAWSVVRLSLDPGGEATAVGNLLGVQVGENLRLEGSWIQDPKFGRQFQVTSYLTLTPSTLAGIEKYLGSGLVPGIGKVMAKRLVAHFGLKTLDVIENKPERLTEVPGIGRTRVQRIRETWVEQREIKDLMIFLQSHDVATHHAIKIYKTYGGEAMGIVREDPYRLSAEVWGIGFKSADRIAASLGLPPDSPQRARAGLLHQLATAADQGHVYLPRKRLLDGGIDLLDVPESNLVAALAELESTGEAVVEERPVDEAAAYLKALHVAETGVAERLRVLLKTPPRDTAINVEKALQWFAGRERIDLAPQQREAIRRGLTEKALVITGGPGTGKTTLVRGIVKVLAAKRQRILLAAPTGRAAKRLSEATGMEATTVHRMLEFNPQTRGFERGPENPLAADLLIVDEASMLDIHLAHSIVKALPDRGRLVLVGDVDQLPSVGPGKVLADLIACGRIEVVRLTEIFRQAEQSLIVVNAHRVNAGEMPLLKPPRAESAAKAADFFFIERKEPEELIATIAYLVSQRIPQSFGVDPVEEVQVLTPMNRGPLGTENLNNALRAQLNPSGVEVSRAGRIFRVGDKVMQIRNNYDLGVFNGDLGRVLAIDEENQKVAVSFDGQAVQHEFSTLDELAPAYACSIHKSQGSEYPCVVLPLTTGHWVMLRRNLLYTALTRAKKLAILVGDPRALAVAVKNADLKDRFSLLAGRLRAQ, via the coding sequence ATGGATTCTGCTCCCTCACAACTCGAAGGCGTCCTCGAAAAGGTCGTCTACTCCAACCCGGAGAACGCCTGGAGCGTGGTGCGCCTGAGCCTCGATCCCGGCGGCGAGGCCACTGCCGTCGGCAATCTCCTCGGTGTGCAGGTGGGGGAGAATTTGCGCCTCGAGGGAAGCTGGATCCAGGATCCGAAGTTCGGGCGGCAGTTTCAGGTGACCTCCTACCTGACGCTGACGCCGAGCACCTTGGCGGGCATCGAGAAGTATCTCGGCTCCGGCTTGGTGCCGGGCATCGGCAAGGTCATGGCGAAGCGTTTGGTGGCGCATTTCGGCTTGAAGACTCTGGACGTCATCGAGAACAAGCCGGAGCGATTGACCGAGGTTCCCGGCATCGGGCGCACCCGGGTGCAGCGCATCCGGGAGACCTGGGTGGAGCAGCGGGAGATCAAAGATCTGATGATCTTCCTGCAGTCCCATGACGTCGCCACCCACCACGCGATCAAGATCTACAAGACCTACGGCGGCGAGGCGATGGGAATTGTGCGGGAGGATCCGTACCGCCTGTCGGCGGAGGTCTGGGGAATCGGCTTCAAAAGTGCCGACCGCATTGCTGCCTCTCTCGGCCTGCCGCCGGATTCACCGCAGCGAGCCAGGGCCGGGTTGCTCCATCAGCTCGCCACGGCGGCGGATCAGGGACATGTCTACTTGCCGAGAAAGCGGCTGTTGGACGGCGGAATCGACCTGCTGGACGTGCCGGAGAGCAATCTGGTCGCCGCCCTCGCCGAACTCGAAAGCACCGGCGAAGCGGTCGTCGAAGAGCGGCCGGTCGACGAGGCGGCGGCCTACCTAAAGGCGCTCCACGTGGCCGAAACGGGGGTAGCCGAGCGCCTTCGGGTGCTCTTGAAAACACCGCCTCGGGATACCGCCATCAATGTCGAAAAAGCCCTGCAGTGGTTCGCCGGGCGCGAGCGCATCGACCTGGCGCCGCAACAGCGGGAGGCGATCCGCCGCGGCCTGACGGAGAAGGCGCTGGTCATCACCGGCGGGCCGGGAACCGGCAAGACCACCCTGGTGCGCGGCATCGTCAAGGTGCTGGCCGCCAAACGACAGCGCATCTTGCTGGCCGCTCCCACCGGCCGGGCGGCGAAGCGGCTCTCCGAGGCTACCGGCATGGAGGCTACCACCGTCCACCGCATGCTGGAGTTCAACCCGCAGACGCGCGGCTTCGAGCGCGGACCGGAGAATCCGCTGGCGGCGGACCTATTGATCGTCGACGAAGCTTCGATGCTGGACATTCACCTGGCACACAGCATCGTCAAGGCGCTACCGGACCGCGGGCGCCTGGTGCTGGTGGGGGATGTCGATCAGCTCCCGTCCGTCGGCCCGGGCAAGGTGCTGGCGGACCTGATCGCCTGCGGGCGCATCGAGGTCGTGCGCTTGACGGAGATTTTCCGTCAAGCAGAGCAGAGCTTGATCGTGGTCAATGCCCACCGGGTGAACGCCGGCGAGATGCCGCTGCTCAAGCCACCGCGCGCCGAGAGCGCAGCGAAGGCCGCCGATTTCTTCTTCATCGAGCGCAAAGAGCCGGAAGAGCTGATCGCGACCATCGCCTATCTGGTGTCGCAGCGTATCCCCCAGAGCTTCGGTGTGGACCCGGTGGAAGAGGTGCAGGTACTCACCCCGATGAATCGCGGGCCGCTCGGCACCGAGAACCTCAACAACGCCCTGCGCGCCCAGCTCAATCCATCAGGTGTCGAAGTTTCCCGCGCCGGCAGGATCTTTCGCGTCGGCGACAAGGTGATGCAAATCCGCAACAACTACGACCTCGGGGTCTTCAACGGGGACCTCGGCCGGGTGCTGGCGATCGATGAGGAGAACCAGAAGGTCGCCGTCTCCTTCGACGGCCAGGCAGTACAGCACGAATTCAGCACCCTTGACGAACTGGCACCGGCCTACGCCTGCTCGATCCACAAGTCCCAGGGCAGTGAATATCCTTGCGTCGTCCTGCCGCTCACCACTGGTCACTGGGTGATGCTGCGGCGAAACCTCCTCTACACCGCCCTCACCCGTGCCAAAAAGCTGGCGATCCTGGTAGGGGATCCGCGAGCCCTGGCGGTGGCGGTCAAGAATGCCGATCTGAAGGATCGCTTTTCGCTGCTGGCCGGGCGTTTGCGGGCTCAGTAG
- a CDS encoding sigma-54 dependent transcriptional regulator: protein MARKPSVLIIDDETGSRESMAIALEKADFEVRTFDDARNALKFIAEDPTRAQVAVCDLKMPNMDGLEFLAAVREEKHPLAVILVTAFGSIDSAVEAMRVGADDYLPKPVDLYELRTRVSNLVEKERLREEVTSLREQLDKRFGFENIIGKAPAMETLFEKMRMVAPTRASVLVIGESGTGKELVANALHHASPRKSERFLAINCGAIPSDILESELFGHEKGAFTGAVSRKIGKFELAHRGTLFLDEISELYPELQVKLLRVLEERQVMRVGGADLLDVDFRLVAATNRDLEEEVEKGRFREDLYYRLKVVTLEIPSLRERPSDIPLLADFFLKQYCDEQGKEPRALSPEAQEVFSRFPWPGNVRELRNRVESIVVFHQGEEITLQDLPADMRDSATVSSAGAPVQPVTAEPRTMAEIERQAILETLQRTEGHRAKAADLLDIGLRTLQRKLKDYKEQGYVED from the coding sequence ATGGCTCGCAAACCCTCTGTTCTGATCATTGACGACGAAACCGGCTCCCGGGAATCGATGGCCATCGCGCTTGAGAAGGCGGACTTCGAAGTCCGCACCTTCGACGATGCGCGCAACGCTCTGAAGTTCATCGCCGAAGATCCGACTCGGGCACAAGTCGCCGTGTGCGATCTCAAGATGCCCAACATGGACGGCCTCGAATTTCTCGCCGCGGTGCGGGAGGAAAAGCACCCCCTCGCCGTGATTCTGGTCACCGCCTTCGGCAGTATCGACTCCGCCGTCGAGGCGATGCGCGTCGGGGCGGACGACTACCTACCCAAGCCCGTCGACCTCTACGAACTGCGCACCCGCGTCTCCAACCTGGTCGAAAAGGAGCGCCTGCGCGAAGAGGTGACCAGCCTGCGGGAACAGCTCGACAAACGCTTTGGCTTCGAGAACATCATCGGCAAAGCACCGGCGATGGAAACGCTGTTCGAGAAGATGCGGATGGTCGCCCCGACCCGCGCCAGCGTGCTGGTGATCGGCGAGAGCGGTACCGGCAAGGAACTGGTGGCCAACGCCCTGCACCACGCCAGTCCGCGCAAAAGCGAACGATTTCTGGCGATCAACTGTGGCGCCATCCCGAGCGACATCCTCGAAAGCGAACTCTTCGGCCACGAGAAAGGGGCCTTCACCGGCGCCGTGTCGCGCAAGATTGGGAAATTCGAGCTGGCCCATCGCGGAACTCTGTTCCTGGACGAGATCAGCGAACTGTACCCGGAACTGCAAGTCAAACTGCTGCGGGTACTCGAAGAGCGGCAGGTGATGCGGGTGGGCGGTGCCGACCTCCTGGACGTGGATTTTCGCCTGGTGGCAGCGACCAACCGGGACCTCGAGGAAGAGGTGGAGAAAGGGCGCTTCCGGGAAGACCTGTACTACCGTTTGAAGGTCGTCACTCTGGAAATCCCGTCGCTGCGCGAGCGGCCGAGCGACATTCCGCTACTGGCGGACTTCTTCCTCAAGCAATATTGCGACGAGCAGGGCAAAGAGCCCAGGGCCTTGAGCCCCGAGGCTCAGGAAGTGTTCAGCCGCTTTCCTTGGCCGGGAAACGTGCGCGAGCTGCGCAACCGAGTGGAATCGATCGTCGTGTTTCACCAGGGCGAGGAGATCACTTTGCAAGATCTGCCCGCCGACATGCGGGATTCGGCCACCGTGTCGTCCGCCGGAGCGCCGGTGCAGCCGGTCACCGCCGAGCCGCGCACCATGGCCGAGATCGAACGGCAGGCGATTCTCGAAACCCTGCAGCGCACCGAGGGCCACCGCGCCAAAGCCGCCGATCTGCTCGACATCGGATTGCGCACGCTACAGCGCAAACTCAAAGACTACAAAGAGCAGGGATACGTGGAGGATTGA
- a CDS encoding glycosyltransferase family 2 protein, whose translation MKPRNVIVMPAYNAAPTLERIVASIPEGVADEIIVVDDASTDETREIARRLPVTLVEHSENRGYGANQKTCYRLALERGASYIVMLHPDDQYDARMTPAALDVLSHDICDVVLGNRIRTRREALGGGMPLVKYLANRGLTFIENILSGQNLGEWHSGFRAYRRSVLETIPFDENDDGFAFDSQFLVQSVQFGFRIGDVPVPVRYFSEASTIGLAAATGYALRTGLVFGEWYLHRLGLRRSPRLSPKPAGTAGADPRSESGA comes from the coding sequence ATGAAACCCCGCAACGTCATCGTCATGCCGGCGTACAACGCCGCTCCAACCCTCGAGCGCATCGTCGCGAGTATCCCGGAAGGGGTTGCGGACGAGATCATCGTGGTCGACGACGCTTCGACGGACGAGACACGTGAAATCGCCCGACGACTCCCGGTGACGCTGGTCGAGCACTCGGAGAACCGAGGGTACGGCGCCAACCAGAAGACTTGCTACCGCCTGGCCCTGGAGCGGGGCGCTTCCTACATCGTAATGCTCCATCCGGACGATCAGTACGACGCCCGAATGACGCCGGCAGCCCTCGATGTCCTGTCCCACGACATCTGCGATGTGGTGCTCGGCAACCGGATTCGCACCCGCCGAGAGGCACTGGGTGGCGGTATGCCATTGGTCAAGTACCTGGCCAACCGGGGGCTGACCTTCATCGAGAACATCCTCTCAGGCCAGAATCTCGGCGAGTGGCACAGTGGCTTCCGCGCCTATCGGCGGAGCGTCCTTGAGACGATTCCATTCGACGAGAACGACGACGGATTTGCCTTCGACTCGCAGTTTCTCGTCCAGTCTGTACAGTTCGGCTTTCGGATCGGAGACGTGCCGGTCCCGGTCCGCTACTTCTCGGAGGCGAGCACCATCGGTCTCGCTGCAGCCACCGGCTATGCCCTCCGAACGGGCTTGGTTTTCGGTGAGTGGTACCTCCACCGATTGGGCCTGCGTCGAAGCCCACGACTCTCACCAAAGCCCGCCGGCACCGCGGGAGCAGATCCTCGATCGGAAAGTGGCGCGTGA